acactggtgtcccacagggctgcgtgctgagccctctcctctactccctcttcacccagGACTGCACAGcagtacatggttctaataccattgtaaagtttgcagacgacacaatggtgattggcctcatcaacaacaacgatgagtcggcctacagggaagaggtccagcacctggcagtgtggtgtgctaacaacaacctggctctcaacaccatgaaaaccaaggagctaattgtggacttcaggaggaccaaaggtggcgcacacaccccgatctgtatcaacgggacggaggtggagcgtgtcgccagctttaaattcctgggtgtccacatctccgaggacctctcttggaccctcaacacctcaaccttagtcaagaaggctcaccagcgtctcttcttcctgaggagattgaagaaggcaaATCTGTCTCttcagattctggtgaacttctaccggtgcaccattgagagcatcctcaccaactgcatctcagtctggtatggcagctgctctgttgcggaccgcaaaactctccagagggtagtgaaaactgcccaacgcatcactggttccccactccccaccatcgaggctgtccagcgcaaaagatgtctgcggaaagcgcgcagcatcgagaaggaccgttcccatcccaaccacagactgtttgccctcctcccctcagggaggcgctacagggccctccgttcccggaccagcaggctcaggaacagcttcttccctgcgcctgtcaccctgctgaactctgcatcacggtgatagcccccctggctaccccctcacattccttcctacagtgactgtattcccccctctaccctggcctgactgccacacacctacctccagccactgaacatttgcacttaaactgttcatttgtttatatctatttatttaaaattgttgtccatatccatattcaccgtatttatatcttatcatgtctcttacctcatttataacttctactgccactttcacctgtacttcacctgcactttacatatatctatatcacatctgcactaatcaccattattgctgcttactgttcatatcacttataccatactgtatatattctatttttatattaccacttgcacatactctgcattcttctgattttgcacttctggttagatgctaactgcatttcgttgcctcagtacttgtactctgtgcaatgacaataaagttgaatctaatctaatctaatgtttTGAGGGGCTAAACAGCATAGACTACATACTAAAGACTAAACAGCATAGACTACATAGACTTTCGCATAAATGTGCAAAAGCATTTCCAGAATGTTCAAAAGGACGATACATTGCTGTTATGCTGAGCACACGAGAATAGACGATGTGGAGGATGAACAGTTTTGAGAATTGTATTAGATAATTCTTAACTGAAATGTACCGAAACAACTGAAAAAAACTGTAAGTAGGACTTTGATCAGTGAGACTTGTGAGTTGAGACTTGACTTGGACTTGTGACCAGTCTTGAAACACGACTTGTGAGCATCTCTGACTGATCGAGAATCAAAGTGTCCCTTACCTCCCACTCCGTAATGAAGCTCTTCACCTCTACAGAAGAGGCGGACTTGGCGCGTCTGAATTCATCCTTCACGTACTGGTCTCCCAGCGCCCGGAGGTCTATCGGCATGAACCGGTGCAAAATGAGGATCCTCTTGTACAAAGAGCGAACTCTAGAGACGTGGGCTACATTAGCCATTTTAGTTACTGGTTGGAAAGGGGACGAGAAGCACCTAGTCTAATGAACATAAATGACAGATCTGCACGACGAAGAAGACGACctacagacagagtgatagacTACAGTTAACGCTACACACTTGCCAATGTCACCTGAAATTTGTAATGGCAGCAACCGATGTCACTCTACAGTTAAAGGCTACAATTTCGTAACTGGTTGTAGCTTTTAAAGACATGAAAAACATCACTGAGACTCCCTTTGTGACATTGAAACTTTCAGAACCTGAACAGTTACCTAACGTGTCCTTGTTTATCACGGAACTAGCGCTTACTCGTTACTCTTTACATAGACCTGGTAGTAGACACTGACCCCTGGTGTTGTGGAGTAGTACCGTTACCAGGTTGCAATGTTAAAAATGTCATGGATCTATATCAATCGATAATGTCACATGTAGATCACAAGGAGCTCCTCTATGgcataatattataatataatataattatatcatTATATTTTCATTATCATTAATTTAGTCACCTTTTGTCCAGACTAAATTATAGCGAAATTGTTTTAGCTGGTGATCTTAACTGGGATTGGCTTAAACCAGTATCTGATGATTTAAAATCTTTCTGTGATTCTGTCAATCTTACCCAGTTGATTAATTCACCTACTTGTCCAAATCATAAATGCCCTGAGAAGTCCACCTTAATTGATTTGATTCTGACAAATGTTCCTCATAAATTCTCAGCTGTTGGCGTCTTTTGCAATGACCTAAGTGACCATTGTGTTGTTGCTGCTATCAGGAACACTAAGGTCCCGAAATTAAAACCATGCGTCATTTGTAAGAGGAATCTCAAACATTTAACGAACAGGGGTTTTATCAtgatttgtttcatttcaactgGAGTAGAATAGAGCTAATCCTCGATGTGGAGACAGCCTGGACTTTCTTTAATGATGGTTTTATGCAAATtgtaaacacacatgccccaTTCAAGAGATACAGGGTAAAAGGGCGTGATAACCCGTGGTTTTCCTCTGAGCTAGCAGATACTATTCACAAGCGTAACTTGGCTTGGCAAGGACAACAGGTTCTACCGCTGAACAAATGTTCCTCTTTTATCAAACAAGCAAAATCAGAATATTATTTGTCTGTCACTACTGAAAATCTTAATGACCCTAGGAGATTTTGGAAAACCATAAAATCCATTTCTGTGAGCAAGAAC
The nucleotide sequence above comes from Clupea harengus unplaced genomic scaffold, Ch_v2.0.2, whole genome shotgun sequence. Encoded proteins:
- the sdhaf3 gene encoding succinate dehydrogenase assembly factor 3, mitochondrial, which encodes MANVAHVSRVRSLYKRILILHRFMPIDLRALGDQYVKDEFRRAKSASSVEVKSFITEWEVRDTLILDQSEMLTSRVSRLVTSPSQVSTHKSH